From Mycobacteriales bacterium, the proteins below share one genomic window:
- a CDS encoding exo-alpha-sialidase, with product MSGVRLLVGTAKGGFVLTADGSRDDWDVSGPHFGGWEIYHMAGSPADPDRIYASQSTGWFGQLLQRSNDGGKTWEAVGNQFSYEGTPGTHQWYDGTPHPWEFARVWHLEPSATDPDTVYAGAEDAALFKTTDGGASWKELSALRTHRTGPDWQPGAGGMCVHTVLIDPRDADRLHVAISAAGAFRSDDAGASWQPINKGLRSAGIPDEDAEVGHCVHRITRHPDRPDTLFMQKHWDVMRSDDRGDSWREISGDLPTDFGFPIAVHAHEPDTVYVVPITSDSLHYPPEGQLRVYRSQVGGEDWEPLSKGLPQQDCYVNVLRDAMAVDSLDPCGLYFGTTGGQVYGSADAGDSWQPIISNLPRVLSVEVQTLT from the coding sequence GTGAGCGGAGTACGACTGCTGGTGGGGACGGCGAAGGGTGGGTTCGTCCTCACCGCGGACGGTAGCCGGGATGACTGGGACGTCAGCGGCCCGCACTTCGGCGGGTGGGAGATCTACCACATGGCCGGCAGCCCGGCCGATCCCGACCGCATCTACGCGTCGCAGTCCACCGGCTGGTTCGGCCAGCTGCTGCAGCGCTCGAACGACGGCGGCAAGACCTGGGAAGCGGTGGGCAACCAGTTCAGCTACGAAGGGACACCGGGCACGCACCAGTGGTACGACGGCACGCCGCACCCGTGGGAGTTCGCTCGGGTCTGGCACCTCGAGCCGTCGGCGACCGATCCGGACACCGTCTACGCGGGAGCCGAGGATGCCGCGCTGTTCAAGACGACGGATGGTGGGGCGAGCTGGAAGGAGCTGTCGGCACTGCGGACGCATCGCACCGGTCCGGACTGGCAGCCCGGCGCGGGCGGCATGTGCGTGCACACCGTGCTGATCGACCCGCGAGACGCCGACCGGCTGCACGTCGCGATCTCGGCGGCCGGTGCGTTCCGCAGCGACGACGCGGGCGCGAGCTGGCAGCCGATCAACAAGGGTCTGCGCTCCGCCGGCATCCCGGACGAGGACGCCGAGGTCGGCCACTGCGTCCACCGGATCACCCGGCACCCGGACCGGCCGGACACGTTGTTCATGCAGAAGCACTGGGACGTCATGCGCAGCGACGACCGCGGCGACTCGTGGCGCGAGATCAGCGGCGACCTGCCCACCGACTTCGGCTTCCCGATCGCGGTCCACGCGCACGAGCCGGACACGGTCTACGTCGTACCGATCACCAGCGACTCGCTGCACTACCCGCCGGAGGGCCAGCTGCGCGTCTACCGCAGCCAGGTCGGCGGCGAGGACTGGGAGCCGCTCAGCAAAGGGCTGCCGCAGCAGGACTGCTATGTCAACGTCCTGCGGGACGCGATGGCGGTCGACTCTCTCGACCCGTGCGGGCTGTACTTCGGCACCACCGGTGGCCAGGTCTACGGCTCGGCCGACGCCGGCGACAGCTGGCAACCGATCATCAGCAACCTCCCGCGCGTGCTCTCGGTGGA